Below is a genomic region from Mucilaginibacter auburnensis.
GACGCCTATATTGAAAAAGCTGCAGATTTTGCCAAACCCGTTTTAATACACCTTAGGCACCTAATGCATGCTGCGGCACCTCAAATTACCGAAACCATAAAATGGGGAATGCCGTTTTTTGACTACAAAGGGCCGGTTTGTAATATGGCCTCGTTCAAACAGCATTGCGCCTTCGGTTTCTGGAAAGCAACCTCTTTGAACGATCCGCACGGATTGATCAACGCAGGCGAAGCGGCTATGGGCAGCTTTGGCAGGCTTACTTCATTGGTCGATCTTCCGTCAGACGAAATATTAATTGATTTTATTGAGCAGGCTGTAAAGCTAAATGAGGCAGGCGTAAAAGGCAACGTAAAAAAATCGCCAGGTGCGCCAAAGCCCGAGATACCTATGCCTGATTATTTCGCCAAAGTACTATCGCAAGAACCTAAAGCACTGGCCACTTTTGAGGACTTCAGCGCATCGCATAAGCGCGAATACCTGGAGTGGATAACTGAAGCAAAAACCGAAGCCACCCGCGAAAAGCGAATGGCCACGGCTATTGAATGGCTTAATGAAGGAAAATCAAGGAACTGGAAGTATAAGTAGAATATTACTCTATAAAACTTTCCAGCATTTTAAAGCCCGAAGTTGTTTCCAACTCTACTTTATCAATTGTTTTTGGCAGTAGCATGCACTCACCCATTTTAACCGGGTATGCTTCGCCGTTGTGTTTGATGGTATAAGCGCCTTCAACACAAACATGTATTACAAACGAGTCTAAGCTGCTGTAATCTTTTGTAGTGCTTTTGGTAAAATCTAAAACGTTGGTGGTAAAGTAAGGGCATTTAACCAATCTTACCGTTTCGTTCTTCGCCGGCTGATATTTGGTTTTGTATTCAGGATAAAACTTATAGTCAATTGCAGCTAATGCTTCCTCTACATGCAATTCGCGTTTATTGCCTTTATCGTCAACACGATCAAAATCATAAATACGGTAAGTAATATCTGATGTTTGCTGTATCTCCGCGATCAGCAGGCCTTTGCCTATCGTGTGTACCCTTCCGGCAGGTAAAAAGAAAACGTCCCCCGCTTTAACGTCTTCCTTGTTCAGTACATCAGTTAAACGCCCGCTGTTAAATACTTTCAGATATTTCTCTTGTGTAAGTTCCTGGTTAAAGCCCGCAATAAGCGTTGAACCCGGGTCTGCCTCAATAACATACCACATCTCGGTTTTACCAAAAGAGTTATGACGTTCTTTAGCCAGTTTATCATCAGGGTGCACCTGTATAGAAAGATCCTCGTTTGCATCAATAAATTTCACCAGTAACGGAAACTCATTGCCAAAATGCTGATACACCTTCTCTCCCACCAGTTCGGCACCATATTGTACCAACAGATCTGCCAATGACTCCCCATTCAGCGCGCCGCCATCAACAACAGATACATCACTTTTTACGCCCGATATTTCCCAGGTTTCGCCGCAGTTGGGTAGATCACCAAAATCTTTATGCAGATAAGTTTTTATTTTTTGCCCACCCCATATTTTGTCTTTATAGATGGTTTTGAACTTTAACGGATATAGTGCTTCAGACATAGATTGATTGTTTTTCGTGCAATTTATCAGTAAATGACGAAAACAGTAACGGTGAAATGAAATATTAGTTTTGAGTTATGGTGATTTAAGCCAAACAACAAATATTAAATACTGAGAATAACACAAGCAGCGTAACAGGAGTATCAATTGAGTAATCTGCTTTTTAAGTATAAATACAGCAAACTTTTAACCCGGAATTTGTTTATTAGTGTGTACAATTTTACTTAACCTTACAAATAGCCACAAAATTGGGACGATTTGGACGCATAGCTTTAAAAACACTTCTTTGGATAATTGGAGGCATTATAACACTACTATTGCTTGTTGTTGTTTTGATACAGGTACCTGCTGTTCAGAACTTTGTAAAAAACAAGGCCGTTACCTTCCTGCAAAATAAAATTCACACCAAGGTTGAAATAGGACACATTAGTTTGGGCCTTCCCAAATTATTAGTGCTGGAAAACGTTTATTTTGAAGATCAACAAAAAGATACACTGATAGCCGGCGACAAGCTGAAAGTTGATATCAGCATGTTGAAGCTGCTTAAAAATCAGGTTGAGGTTAATGAGATCAACCTGCAAGGCATCACCACTAAAATATACCGCGGTAAAGACAGCGTTTTTAACTTCGATTATATTATCAAAGCTTTCGCCGGTGAGCAGAAGAAAGAACCTAAGCCCGAAGATACCACCTCAACCATGAAATTTTCGGTTGATAAGGTGATATTAGACAGGATCAATGTAGCCTACAAAGACCTTACCACCGGTAATGATGTAAAGTTTTATCTGGGTCATTTTGATACCCGCATCAAAGATTTTGATCTGGATAAAATGAAGTTTACCATTCCTCGCATCAACTTGTCTGACGTAAACGCACGCATCATTCAGACGCCTGCCGGTTCTACCATTGCGCAAACTGCTGCGGTTGATACAGCAGTAACGCCGCTAAACCTCGACCTGAGTTTGGGCACCATAGATTTTTCAAAAATAAAGCTTGACTACCGCAGCAACGAGATGGACGCCAGTGTTGACCTGGGCAAGTTTTTGGTGGAGATGGATAAGATAGACCTTAAAAACCAAAACGTAGTTGTAAACAATATAGAACTGAACAACACCAGCGCAGCCCTGCGTTTTGCCAAGCCTACTACTGTTGCAAAAGCTGCTGAAAAAGCGGTGAAAAAGCTGGATACGCTTGCGTCAAATCCTAATAAGTCGGCTTGGCGGGCATCTTTAAACAGAATAAAACTGACTGGTAACGATATTAAATTTGATAACGATGCACAGGCTCCGCTACGCAAAGGGATGGACTTTGCACACATGCACCTGCGCGATCTGAACATTGATCTGAGCGATCTGGCTTACAGTCCGGATACTATTGCCGGTAAAGTTAACCAGGTTACTTTCAATGAAAAGAGCGGACTTGTTATTAAGAACTTTCGTACCCAATTTTTATACGGACCCAAAAGCGCTTACCTGAACGACCTGTTATTAGAAACCCCGCAAACCGTTATACAAAAAGAACTGCAGGTGAGCTACCCTTCTATTGATGCCATCAGCAAAAACATAGGCGACTTATACCTTAAAGCCAACTTAAATGGCTCTAAACTTGGCCTGCGCGATGTATTGCTGTTGATGCCAACCATGAGCAGCATGGAGCCCTTTAAAAGCTCGCCTAACTCTGTTATTCGCATTAATGGCCAGGTAACAGGTAAGGTGAATAATCTCAACATTCCAAATCTGGAAGTAAGCGGCTTTGGCAGTACCCGCATAGCTGCTTCGGCTAAGCTGCGCGGTCTGCCTGATATGAATAAGGCTTATTTTGATATTAACATCAGGGATTTCAGAACCACCAGTTCAGACATAGCACGCCTTGTACCTAAAGGCACCATACCACCAAACGTTAGCATACCACCATCAATGGCGCTAAAGGGCAACTTTAAAGGCAGCATGAACAGCTTCAACACCCGGCTTAACCTGCGCTCAAGCTATGGCGCTGCGGATCTGGTTGCGGCTGTCAGAAATTTAAACAATAAAAAAGCTGCAACCTACACGGCCGACCTTAAAGCCAACCAGTTAAATATTGGCGCGCTTACTAAACAGCCGCAAACGGTTGGCATGGTTACCATGACCGCTAAAGTAAAAGGAAGTGGCATTGACCCGAAAACTGCGAGTTTAGTACTGGATGGTAACGTTGCATCGGCGTATGTAAAGGGCTATACCTATAAAAACCTTAACCTAAAAGCTACCGGCACCAATGGAAGCTATTCAGCTAAAGCCACCATGCGCGATCCGAATATCACCTTCTCGCTGGATGCCAAAGCTAACATGAACAAAAAATATCCGGCGGTAAGCGGCACTTTTATGCTGGATAGTATTGACTTGCAAAAGCTGGGCTTTACCAAAGATGTAATGCGCATCCACGGAAAAATTGTGGCTGATGTGCCAACCGCTAATCCGGACTATCTGAATGCAACCATTAAAGCCTCTGATCTGCTAATAGTCAACAAAGACCAACGCATAAGGATGGATACCATCAGCCTGATATCAACAGCTACTGCCGACAGCAGCACACTGGCGCTGAAATCATCTATCCTTACTGCTAACATGAGCGGTAAATATCAGCTTACGCAAATAGGCACCGCTTTGCAGGATGTGATCAATAAATATTTTGATACCGGCCTGGCCACTACGGGCAAAGCAACCGTTGTAGCTAACAAACCCGGCTATCAGCCTCAACAAATGCGGTTTGCCATGCGTGTGGTTAAAACACCTTTGCTGCAACAATTTGCACCCGACCTGAAACAGCTTGATCCTATAGCCCTAACCGGCAGGTTTGACAGCAGTACGGGCGAACTGATTGTTAACGGCAGCATACCTAAAGTAGTTTACGGTACCAGCATAATTAATAACACCAAGCTCAACATAAATACTGCCAACAACGCGCTTAATTATAGTTTAACTGCCGATGAAATAAAGCCTTCGCCATCAATTGATCTGCTGAACACAAGTGTTACCGGTTCGGCACAAAACAATAAGCTGAACGTTAATTTACAGGTGCGTGATGTAAATAAAAAAGAACGCTACAGAATAGCGGGCGCATTGAGTATTCTACCTAACGAATATCAATTCAGCTTTGCTAATGATGGCGTATTGCTTAACTACGTAGCATGGACCGTAAACCCTGATAATGCGTTGCTATTTGGTAATCAGGGTTTGAATGCGCGTAATTTAAATTTAACTAATTCAGATCAGGTTTTGAGTGTTAACAGCAGTTCTACCGAGATGAACTCGCCTATTACCGTTAACTTTCGCAACTTCCATATAGAAACGCTTACCACTATAGCACAACAGGATTCGTTACAGGTGGGCGGTGTAATAAACGGACAGGCCCGCGTGAGCGACTTTAACGCATCGCAGCAATTTACCGCTGATATGAACATTGCCGACTTTAGCTTTAAAGGCGATACCGTTGGCAACATTGCTATAAAAGCCAATAACCAAAGCGCCAATGCCATTGCAACTAATGTAAGCATAACCGGTAAAGGCAACCAGGTTGACCTGAACGGTTTGTATTATACCGAACCAAGCGGCAACCTGGACATGACGCTAACCATTGTAAAGCTGAATATGAAAAGTATTGAAGGCTTTAGCTTTGGGTCCATACGCAATGCCAGTGGAGATATTACCGGTACCCTGCGCATAACAGGTAATACCAGTGCCCCGGCTGTACGCGGCGATGTAAACTTTAACAATGTTGGGTTCAATGTATCTATGCTCAACTCGTATTTCAGAATGCCGCGCGAGCGCATAACCTTTAACGAAGAAGGCATAGCTTTTAACGATTTCACGCTGATAGATTCTACCAACAATAAGGCGGTTATAAGGGGTAGCCTTTTTACCAAAACATTTACCGATTACAGGTTTGGCCTGGATATATCTGCTAAAAATTTCAGGGTGATGAACTCAACCCGTGCAGATAACAAACTTTACTATGGTAAACTATTTTTAGATACCGAGATCAAAATTCGTGGAACGCAGGCATTGCCGGTCGTAGACGCTAACTTAACGGTAAACGAACAAACAGACCTTACCGTGGTATTACCTTCCAGCGACCCCGGCATTGAAGACAGAAAAGGTGTTGTTGAGTTCTTTGACGAAAGTAACCAGAAGTTAGATTCCATATTGGCGGCTCGCCAGCTGGATTCATTAAAACAATCTGAACTTACGGGTATGGATGTTTCGGCAACCATCGTCATCAAAAAAGAAGCTAACTTTAATATTGTTATTGATGAGCGCAACGGCGACGTAGTTCGTTTACGCGGATCAGCTAACTTAAATGGCGGTATTGACAAGAGCGGTAAAACCAGCTTAACAGGAACCTACGAAGTTGAAGAGGGATCATACAACCTTTCATATGCTACCGTAAAACGTACATTCATTTTCAAAAAAGGCAGTACCATTACATGGACCGGCGACCCAACCAGTGCTAATGTTGACCTTACCGCTACCTATGTTGCCAATGTTCCGCCAATTGACCTGGTGGCCGACCAATTAGGCGGATCTGAAAACCAGATCCAATACAAACAGAAGCTGCCTTTCAACGTGAACCTGAGCATGCGGAACGAATTAATGAAACCAACTATTGGTTTTGACATTGTTCTACCTGACAGTACTTACACGGTATCGCAAACGGTTGTGAATACGGTAAACGCGCGGCTGGCCCAAATAAGGCAAGAGCCAAGCGAAATGAATAAACAGGTATTGGGCGTATTGGTACTGGGCCACTTTATTGGAGAGAATCCGCTGGCCAGTAAGGGCGGTAGTACCGGTGTAAATGGTATGATCAGAAACAGCGTGAGCGGTTTATTGTCTGACCAGTTGAACCGTTTAGCAGGCGACCTGATACAAGGGGTTGATCTGGATTTCGGTCTTAACTCCGGGGCTGATTATTCATCGGGTGTTGAAACCAACCGTACCGACCTGAATGTGGGCCTATCAAAACGCTTCCTTGATGACAGGCTAACGGTATCTGTGGGTAACAATTTTAACCTGGAAGGTGCACAGCAGGGCGAAAAAACCACTAACATCGCAGGTAATCTTTCGGTAAACTATAAGTTGAGTAAGGATGGTAGATATACCCTCCGCGCCTACCGTCGTGAACAATACGTGGTTATACAAGGACAAATTATTGAAACAGGTGTTGGCTTTACCCTAACGGTTGATTATAACCGCTTTGCTCAGATCTTTAGACGCAGCAGGGAAGACAGGGAAGCACGCAAACGATACAAAGAAGAAAAAAAAGAGCGTGAAGCCAAAGAGGAGCGCACAGAAGAAGCTCAGAAAAGAGAAGCTGTTAAAGCAGATTCCGTAAGAAGCGGGCAACAATAATGCGGTAGGCTGAGTGAGGAGTTTACATGCCCTCATCTTCACAATCGCGTTTAAGTGAATTTTGATCTATGACAAAAAATTTAAAATACCTTTTAATTTTAGCGCTGGCCTTACATGCCTGCAGCAATACCAAATACCTGCCTAAAAATGAGAAATTGTATACAGGCGCAAAGGTGGAGATTGCTGCAGATAGTAATACCACAAAAAATGAGCGCACGGTTTTAACCGATGACCTGAAAGCGTTGGTAAGGCCCAAACCCAACTCTTCTATATTAGGTTTGCGCGTAAAACTATGGATCTATAACAAAACCCGCACCACTAAAACCAAAGGCATTAAACATTGGCTGAACACAAAATTTGGCGAACCACCTGTTTTGGTGAGCACGGTTGACCTGGAAAAGAACAGCACCATTATGCAAAATCGTTTGCAAAATGTAAGCTATTTTCAATCGCAGGTAAGTGGCGATACAGTTAGTAAAGGTCAATCTGCAAAGGCGGTATTTACGGCTGTGCCTGGCCCGGGGTATAAGATAAGAAAGGTTATTTTCCCTCAGGATGGAGGCGTATTAGATACCGCCGTTGCTGTTACAGCCGACGAGACCCTGCTAAAACCAGGCGATAAATATAACCTTGATGTGATCAAAAATGAACGCCTGCGTATTGATACACGTTTAAAAGAAAAAGGGTTCTTTTATTTTTCTGATGATGACCTGATATTACGTGTTGACAGCACGGTAGCCAATCATCAGGTAGATATGTATGTTAGGGTGAAGAACACAACCGCCGACAGAGCCCGCCGTGTTTACACAATTAACAACCTGTTTGTTTATCCAAGCTATTCGTTGGCTGATACCGCCCGTAAAAAAGATTCGGTCATTAACTATGCCTGGTATAAAGTAATCGATCCGCGCAAGTCAATTACCCCTTATGTATTTAAAAACACGGTATTGATGCACCCGGGAGAGCCTTACAACCGCACCAAACACACCAACAGCCTTAACCGTTTTATTAACCTTGGGCCGTTCAGGTATGTTAAAAATCAGTTTGAAGATGTATCTGCTGATTCTTCCAAGCTGGACGTTTATTATTTCCTTACCAAGTATCCTAAAAAGTCGTTACAGTTTGATGTATTGGGACGTACCACATCAGCTAACTTTACCGGTACGCAGGTAAGCATCAACTGGAAAAACCGGAACGCTTTCAGGGCGGCAGAAACGTTAACCATATCTTTATTTGGTAGTTCAGACGTACAGATCTCCGGGCAGAACAGTGGCTATAACGTGTATCAGTTAGGTGGTACAGCAACGCTATCATGGCCCCGCTTTATCAGCCCGATAGAACCTAAAAATGATAACGCCTACATCCCTCGTACTAACCTTACGTTAGGCTACACGTTGATCAACCGTACCAAGTTGTATACGTTAAGTTCTTTCAACGGATCATTTGGTTATTCATGGAAATCAGATCCTTACCGCCAGCACGACCTTAACGTGATCAACATTAATTACGTAAGGCCGGAGAATGTAAGTAAGGAGTATCGCGATAGCATTACCAGCACCGGCAATCCAACATTACTGCATGTTATTGACCCGCAACTTACATTTGGCCCAAGCTATAGTTACACCTATACCAACACAATGGAAACCAACCGTACTAACACCTGGTACTTTAATACCAAGGTTAGCATGTCGGCAAATTTACTGGGCTTAGTTACAGGGGCAGACACCCTGGCGGGCAAGGTGCGTACCATTTTCGGCACGCCATTCAATCAGTATGTGAAACTGGAAAATGAGTTCAGGTACTACCACAAATTAGGA
It encodes:
- a CDS encoding YdeI/OmpD-associated family protein; the encoded protein is MEKYDPRIDAYIEKAADFAKPVLIHLRHLMHAAAPQITETIKWGMPFFDYKGPVCNMASFKQHCAFGFWKATSLNDPHGLINAGEAAMGSFGRLTSLVDLPSDEILIDFIEQAVKLNEAGVKGNVKKSPGAPKPEIPMPDYFAKVLSQEPKALATFEDFSASHKREYLEWITEAKTEATREKRMATAIEWLNEGKSRNWKYK
- a CDS encoding translocation/assembly module TamB domain-containing protein — protein: MGRFGRIALKTLLWIIGGIITLLLLVVVLIQVPAVQNFVKNKAVTFLQNKIHTKVEIGHISLGLPKLLVLENVYFEDQQKDTLIAGDKLKVDISMLKLLKNQVEVNEINLQGITTKIYRGKDSVFNFDYIIKAFAGEQKKEPKPEDTTSTMKFSVDKVILDRINVAYKDLTTGNDVKFYLGHFDTRIKDFDLDKMKFTIPRINLSDVNARIIQTPAGSTIAQTAAVDTAVTPLNLDLSLGTIDFSKIKLDYRSNEMDASVDLGKFLVEMDKIDLKNQNVVVNNIELNNTSAALRFAKPTTVAKAAEKAVKKLDTLASNPNKSAWRASLNRIKLTGNDIKFDNDAQAPLRKGMDFAHMHLRDLNIDLSDLAYSPDTIAGKVNQVTFNEKSGLVIKNFRTQFLYGPKSAYLNDLLLETPQTVIQKELQVSYPSIDAISKNIGDLYLKANLNGSKLGLRDVLLLMPTMSSMEPFKSSPNSVIRINGQVTGKVNNLNIPNLEVSGFGSTRIAASAKLRGLPDMNKAYFDINIRDFRTTSSDIARLVPKGTIPPNVSIPPSMALKGNFKGSMNSFNTRLNLRSSYGAADLVAAVRNLNNKKAATYTADLKANQLNIGALTKQPQTVGMVTMTAKVKGSGIDPKTASLVLDGNVASAYVKGYTYKNLNLKATGTNGSYSAKATMRDPNITFSLDAKANMNKKYPAVSGTFMLDSIDLQKLGFTKDVMRIHGKIVADVPTANPDYLNATIKASDLLIVNKDQRIRMDTISLISTATADSSTLALKSSILTANMSGKYQLTQIGTALQDVINKYFDTGLATTGKATVVANKPGYQPQQMRFAMRVVKTPLLQQFAPDLKQLDPIALTGRFDSSTGELIVNGSIPKVVYGTSIINNTKLNINTANNALNYSLTADEIKPSPSIDLLNTSVTGSAQNNKLNVNLQVRDVNKKERYRIAGALSILPNEYQFSFANDGVLLNYVAWTVNPDNALLFGNQGLNARNLNLTNSDQVLSVNSSSTEMNSPITVNFRNFHIETLTTIAQQDSLQVGGVINGQARVSDFNASQQFTADMNIADFSFKGDTVGNIAIKANNQSANAIATNVSITGKGNQVDLNGLYYTEPSGNLDMTLTIVKLNMKSIEGFSFGSIRNASGDITGTLRITGNTSAPAVRGDVNFNNVGFNVSMLNSYFRMPRERITFNEEGIAFNDFTLIDSTNNKAVIRGSLFTKTFTDYRFGLDISAKNFRVMNSTRADNKLYYGKLFLDTEIKIRGTQALPVVDANLTVNEQTDLTVVLPSSDPGIEDRKGVVEFFDESNQKLDSILAARQLDSLKQSELTGMDVSATIVIKKEANFNIVIDERNGDVVRLRGSANLNGGIDKSGKTSLTGTYEVEEGSYNLSYATVKRTFIFKKGSTITWTGDPTSANVDLTATYVANVPPIDLVADQLGGSENQIQYKQKLPFNVNLSMRNELMKPTIGFDIVLPDSTYTVSQTVVNTVNARLAQIRQEPSEMNKQVLGVLVLGHFIGENPLASKGGSTGVNGMIRNSVSGLLSDQLNRLAGDLIQGVDLDFGLNSGADYSSGVETNRTDLNVGLSKRFLDDRLTVSVGNNFNLEGAQQGEKTTNIAGNLSVNYKLSKDGRYTLRAYRREQYVVIQGQIIETGVGFTLTVDYNRFAQIFRRSREDREARKRYKEEKKEREAKEERTEEAQKREAVKADSVRSGQQ
- a CDS encoding type I phosphomannose isomerase catalytic subunit produces the protein MSEALYPLKFKTIYKDKIWGGQKIKTYLHKDFGDLPNCGETWEISGVKSDVSVVDGGALNGESLADLLVQYGAELVGEKVYQHFGNEFPLLVKFIDANEDLSIQVHPDDKLAKERHNSFGKTEMWYVIEADPGSTLIAGFNQELTQEKYLKVFNSGRLTDVLNKEDVKAGDVFFLPAGRVHTIGKGLLIAEIQQTSDITYRIYDFDRVDDKGNKRELHVEEALAAIDYKFYPEYKTKYQPAKNETVRLVKCPYFTTNVLDFTKSTTKDYSSLDSFVIHVCVEGAYTIKHNGEAYPVKMGECMLLPKTIDKVELETTSGFKMLESFIE
- the tamL gene encoding translocation and assembly module lipoprotein TamL, with product MTKNLKYLLILALALHACSNTKYLPKNEKLYTGAKVEIAADSNTTKNERTVLTDDLKALVRPKPNSSILGLRVKLWIYNKTRTTKTKGIKHWLNTKFGEPPVLVSTVDLEKNSTIMQNRLQNVSYFQSQVSGDTVSKGQSAKAVFTAVPGPGYKIRKVIFPQDGGVLDTAVAVTADETLLKPGDKYNLDVIKNERLRIDTRLKEKGFFYFSDDDLILRVDSTVANHQVDMYVRVKNTTADRARRVYTINNLFVYPSYSLADTARKKDSVINYAWYKVIDPRKSITPYVFKNTVLMHPGEPYNRTKHTNSLNRFINLGPFRYVKNQFEDVSADSSKLDVYYFLTKYPKKSLQFDVLGRTTSANFTGTQVSINWKNRNAFRAAETLTISLFGSSDVQISGQNSGYNVYQLGGTATLSWPRFISPIEPKNDNAYIPRTNLTLGYTLINRTKLYTLSSFNGSFGYSWKSDPYRQHDLNVININYVRPENVSKEYRDSITSTGNPTLLHVIDPQLTFGPSYSYTYTNTMETNRTNTWYFNTKVSMSANLLGLVTGADTLAGKVRTIFGTPFNQYVKLENEFRYYHKLGPKSTIAARLIGGLGLPYGNSTIMPYSQQFFIAGTNSLRGFRARSFGPGTYYFPNELRGKTGFLPDASGDIKLEANVEWRPKLFSIVYGAVFMDAGNIWNLNSQAGLPGGAFSKNFFKEFAVDAGVGLRFDASVLVLRTDLGFPLRKPWLPDGQRWVINQIDFGNSAWRSQNLVFNLAIGYPF